Proteins from a single region of Styela clava chromosome 1, kaStyClav1.hap1.2, whole genome shotgun sequence:
- the LOC120334728 gene encoding peptidyl-prolyl cis-trans isomerase FKBP8-like: MEDITDKKPEDASITVNFENLHANMALNTSSGEEPKKFDDELGKGEDLSQKFQNSPENDAIQNVDSLKESHEDLNKYGESADEIDDTANNSDDLANKTDYSTNNGDNSANNGSEIKTAASADNEDGEAENLATMAKEIIKNAVDGAKQQVASEIENNAAQDVEKKEEWLDILGNSLLRKKILKSGEGRDSRPKREEEITVRYEAKLEDGTLVEKNDDLVFVLGMQDILDAIDISVALMERGEVAAVESDAKYAYGSEGKLPEVPPNAKLIFEIEVLKIQDGPFSSTIDLDRRIKWADAKRQAGNKLYSAKKYDEATMTYTRCTKALEKGWMCEESEAGRVRINELRIKCYNNLTASQMKQEKWQDAFKSCRAAEKLEPNNVKALFRKGKIHVMLGELDKAVDVLTKAGKLEPENKVIANEIAKHKKKLDKQKESQKKMYRRMLGTPDTSASMKPEEKTSFWSQNWGRVVGGTLAIGAVLIGVFLAQRS; encoded by the coding sequence atggAAGACATAACTGACAAAAAACCTGAGGATGCCAGCATTACCGTAAACTTTGAGAATCTCCATGCTAATATGGCATTGAATACTTCAAGCGGGGAGGAGCCCAAAAAATTTGATGACGAATTAGGAAAGGGGGAGGACCtatcacaaaaatttcaaaattctccCGAGAATGACGCTATTCAAAACGTTGACTCGTTAAAAGAAAGTCATgaagatttgaataaatatggtGAGTCAGCAGATGAGATTGATGATACAGCAAATAATAGTGATGACTTggcaaataaaactgattactCAACAAATAATGGTGATAACTCAGCAAATAACGGTTCTGAAATTAAAACTGCTGCGTCAGCAGATAATGAGGATGGTGAAGCAGAAAATCTGGCAACTATGGCTAAAGAGATTATCAAAAATGCAGTGGATGGAGCAAAACAACAAGTAGCCTCGGAGATTGAAAATAATGCGGCGCAAGATGTCGAAAAGAAAGAAGAATGGCTAGATATTCTCGGCAATAGTTTACTACGgaaaaagattttaaaaagTGGGGAGGGGAGAGATTCGAGACCTAAACGAGAAGAAGAAATTACTGTGAGGTACGAAGCAAAACTAGAAGATGGAACACTCGTTGAGAAAAATGATGATTTAGTTTTCGTTCTCGGAATGCAAGATATCTTGGATGCTATTGATATTTCCGTAGCTTTAATGGAACGAGGTGAAGTGGCGGCAGTAGAGAGTGATGCTAAATACGCTTACGGAAGCGAAGGAAAATTACCAGAAGTTCCACCAaatgcaaaattaattttcgaaattgaagttttgaaaatacAGGACGGCCCGTTTAGTAGCACTATTGACTTAGATCGAAGAATTAAGTGGGCGGACGCAAAACGACAAGCCGGGAATAAACTATACAGTGCGAAAAAGTATGATGAAGCGACAATGACGTACACTAGGTGCACCAAAGCGCTTGAAAAGGGCTGGATGTGCGAGGAATCGGAAGCAGGGAGGGTACGCATCAACGAATTGAGGATTAAGTGTTATAATAATTTAACAGCGTCACAAATGAAGCAAGAGAAATGGCAAGATGCGTTCAAATCTTGCCGTGCTGCAGAAAAATTGGAACCCAATAATGTGAAAGCGCTTTTTAGAAAAGGAAAAATTCATGTTATGCTTGGAGAATTAGATAAAGCAGTTGATGTTTTAACGAAAGCAGGGAAATTAGAACCTGAAAACAAAGTCATCGCAAACGAAATTGCAAAACATAAAAAGAAATTGGATAAACAAAAAGAGTCGCAGAAGAAAATGTACAGACGAATGCTCGGTACTCCAGATACTAGTGCTTCAATGAAACCAGAAGAGAAAACGTCATTTTGGTCTCAGAACTGGGGCCGTGTTGTTGGTGGAACTCTTGCTATTGGTGCTGTTTTAATTGGAGTCTTTCTCGCTCAACGAAGCTAa